A part of Drosophila ananassae strain 14024-0371.13 chromosome 2R, ASM1763931v2, whole genome shotgun sequence genomic DNA contains:
- the LOC6493350 gene encoding probable helicase senataxin, producing the protein MSSWYLEHVTTRDKIILHKGDNVMGRHSRCRIVMKASYEYVSREHVNMIVDGDKVVVKSMNALNGVFINQGRLSNKIKCLEVLEGSVISLGVEGPAIDVPANHAMFILRKIAPVEEAVVLSSDDDDTNPLPPLKTPLGAKDPIEFNLEKQLNGSENIPDKIKKDVQAPCANLHLPKLPEVKQELMKQTSEEITNIFGEPNEAILGGVLNINPYIYNTLSAQSGASMSTAKKMHDGDSIELDSVEENGEMLPPAVPAQKNKANEEFDERFEFSQAVLQEIKDEMDFCDGEEDFLETNGLDYGDPESPSSQLGEGEIILSDDEDYDVSSWSDKLHSQKPADDFPMSQAYPMMGDAGSDNESEMQVKIPPKPLCIDTSSSEDEDPSGSLREADSTSFIRQCYVRLQPVAQPEISSTVEEPQLFSRRNKKASKTEERSHERLFQRRPALKEANNKSNDSDIEIILDSGDLLEKEPLIPDQPSSPKVGVAKDSEKPKTRSRSKSVACREDLDADTPTTSKKFVAEKLPIPNLEAEKSSEKSKMRTRTKSVACREDLNAETLTTSKKLVTERPSISSIEAENSSDKSNIRKRTKSVACREDLEAETPTTSKKSSVLGALHKPVEKSMRLRNRSKSCYVEEPIELDIPEEELKPVEITESKASSSTKTCSIKQRRKSICDQENDKQKSNSVLAKESKEAPKPAESLTKPRISPRLQNRAKSCYVEFEALPPASSDSAKKETKKSSPAKTDASARVSDFKENRLNRGPSVIDPPALPQNRGKLRGVSVEVKGQDKQKQYVLAKQKLIDDAKRLNDKWKQKPKDKKKEDKEIKDRRREVLKKLSEKPKEQEKSSGEKRKHATTVPTVNNSNRGEFLTKEVEGPPPKVPKKDNAKKDQMPAPKKPLPPRRSTIESFSQQLLAADDATINQPKRGARPAERREAEAARNQRTCNRVTFAEMERQRQWQEDQKKKSKRVRFDDNVKIIYIEKIVGVSKFRGSKESNKLILSTYKERREWTLNGGKATNDIRHHSRTILKWGNQWLKHRSVDAVAETDVLIPIPQDFENFKQYRNIIIPLMKLELLSTIERDYKSSNTTFEVGVVSVYSEDNCYRLITRVNSRPIGKFILYTLKSGSELPETFGNLQDQKCIGGNAYNMTFDILMQDISLETMNKIKRITVRPVIDSLRIELGAMSAVHQLYRSPLCGRIMRPAKAAMPFRLPKTGQAFNYKGYDKLNEHQEDVILKTYQRVIDDANPSLTLIQGPPGTGKSAVISNISLQCLYGNAANKLDRKILICAHSNTAIDRIVSTLYSVHRLMSKVQFELLRFGLFEKMSDKARFFSLEARFQIVKDQKLKRLSPENLAILQKQYAVLKSDIIKLKEKENLATTYLQQQLQQKEKQLQLISEQIHPGLTQREEFEIAKSCLSRANIVCTTLSSCVKLANYIDFFDICIIDEATQCTEPWTLLPMRFGLRHLVLVGDTQQLPAVVLSQKAIEYGLSNSMFDRIQRSLQKQLESPGSNQFIHTKLFKLSVQYRMHPEICRWPNKYFYEDQLVSAPCTEKSAALIPYSVINLSYTRDSSTMSNRSISNDEEARFVAKLITAMQKLMPTKRYSYGLISPYSNQCYALSQVMTEDMKVTPLTIDAYQGLEKDVIIISYARTRGCGFLSNYQRLNVALTRPKRCLVICGNFDDLQSVDMWRQLLDDARQRNVYFDVERKDADDLTVLMEKMATKRAAPPRQ; encoded by the exons ATGAGCAGCTGGTATTTGGAGCATGTTACGACCCGGGACAAGATTATCCTCCACAAGGGGGATAATGTTATGGGCCGCCATTCCCGCTGCAGGATTGTGATGAAGGCGAGCTACGAGTACGTTTCCCGGGAGCACGTCAACATGATTGTCGACGGCGACAAAGTAGTGGTTAAATCAATG AACGCTCTGAACGGAGTCTTTATCAACCAAGGACGTTTAAGTAACAAGATTAAGTGCCTTGAGGTACTCGAGGGCTCCGTCATCAGCTTGGGAGTGGAGGGACCAGCCATTGATGTGCCTGCTAACCACGCCATGTTCATCCTACGAAAAATAGCCCCAGTTGAAGAAGCCGTCGTACTTTCTTCAGACGACGACGACACTAATCCGCTGCCACCTTTGAAAACGCCCCTTGGTGCCAAGGATCCCATAGAGTTTAATCTGGAGAAGCAGCTCAATGGCAGCGAAAATATTCCAGATAAGATTAAGAAGGATGTCCAGGCTCCCTGCGCCAACCTGCACCTCCCCAAACTGCCCGAAGTGAAGCAGGAACTGATGAAACAAACCTCCGAAGAAATTACTAACATCTTCGGCGAACCGAATGAGGCCATACTGGGAGGCGTTTTAAACATTAATCCCTATATTTATAATACTCTTAGCGCTCAAAGTGGCGCTAGTATGAGCACCGCCAAGAAAATGCACGATGGCGACTCAATAGAACTAGACTCGGTGGAGGAAAATGGTGAAATGCTTCCGCCGGCAGTGCCagcccaaaaaaataaagcgaaCGAGGAATTCGACGAACGGTTCGAATTTTCCCAGGCTGTGCTCCAAGAAATTAAGGATGAGATGGACTTCTGCGATGGAGAGGAAGACTTTCTGGAGACAAATGGATTAGACTACGGTGATCCTGAATCTCCTTCGTCCCAGTTGGGTGAAGGCGAGATCATCTTGAGTGATGATGAAGATTACGACGTATCCAGTTGGTCTGATAAATTGCATAGCCAGAAACCTGCCGATGACTTCCCCATGTCGCAGGCATACCCCATGATGGGGGATGCTGGATCGGACAACGAATCCGAGATGCAAGTGAAAATTCCGCCTAAGCCACTGTGCATCGATACCAGCTCCTCTGAAGACGAGGACCCCAGTGGCAGTCTTCGCGAAG CGGACAGTACATCATTTATCCGGCAATGCTACGTTCGTCTTCAACCTGTTGCTCAGCCAGAAATCAGCTCTACGGTCGAAGAACCACAACTATTCTCACGGCGCAACAAGAAAGCGTCTAAGACTGAAGAGAGGAGCCATGAACGTCTCTTTCAACGACGCCCTGCTTTAAAAGAAGCAAATAATAAATCCAATGATAGTGACATTGAAATAATCTTAGATAGTGGAGACTTATTGGAGAAAGAACCACTTATTCCTGACCAACCATCCTCTCCTAAGGTTGGCGTGGCAAAAGATTCAGAAAAGCCGAAAACTCGTAGTCGTTCCAAATCAGTGGCTTGTCGCGAGGACTTGGATGCGGACACTCCCACCACGTCCAAGAAATTCGTGGCGGAAAAACTGCCAATTCCTAATCTTGAGGCTGAGAAAAGTTCGGAGAAGTCTAAAATGCGTACTCGAACCAAATCGGTGGCTTGTAGGGAGGACTTGAATGCAGAAACTCTCACTACGTCCAAGAAACTCGTGACAGAACGACCATCCATTAGTAGTATTGAGGCTGAAAACAGTTCGGATAAGTCGAACATTCGGAAACGAACAAAATCAGTGGCTTGTCGCGAGGACTTGGAGGCAGAAACTCCTACCACATCCAAGAAGTCGAGTGTCCTGGGAGCCCTACACAAGCCAGTGGAGAAAAGCATGCGTCTTCGTAACCGTTCCAAATCTTGTTATGTTGAGGAACCAATCGAACTGGACATCCCAGAAGAGGAATTGAAACCTGTGGAAATAACAGAGTCGAAGGCGTCTTCGTCCACGAAAACATGTTCCATAAAACAGCGACGAAAAAGTATCTGTGACCAAGAGAACGATAAACAAAAGTCAAATAGTGTGCTTGCGAAGGAGTCTAAAGAAGCTCCCAAGCCAGCGGAATCTCTAACCAAACCTAGAATAAGTCCCCGTCTTCAAAACCGAGCCAAATCATGCTACGTTGAGTTCGAAGCTTTGCCCCCCGCATCAAGTGATTCAGCGAAGAAAGAGACCAAGAAATCATCACCAGCTAAGACTGATGCATCCGCCAGAGTATCGGACTTCAAGGAGAATAGACTGAACCGCGGTCCTTCAGTAATAGATCCGCCTGCCCTGCCACAGAATCGTGGCAAGCTCAGGGGAGTTTCCGTTGAGGTGAAGGGTCAGGATAAACAGAAGCAATATGTGCTTGCGAAGCAAAAGCTTATCGATGATGCGAAACGATTGAACGACAAATGGAAGCAAAAGCCAAAGGATAAGAAAAAAGAGGACAAGGAGATAAAAGACAGACGCCGGGAGGTATTAAAGAAGCTATCCGAGAAGCCAAAGGAGCAGGAAAAGTCGAGTGGCGAGAAAAGGAAACACGCAACCACCGTGCCAACCGTGAACAACTCCAATCGTGGCGAATTCCTGACCAAGGAAGTAGAGGGTCCACCACCGAAAGTGCCTAAAAAAGACAATGCTAAGAAGGATCAgatgcccgcacccaaaaaaCCATTGCCACCGAGGCGGTCTACGATTGAAAGCTTCTCCCAGCAGCTTCTGGCAGCCGATGATGCAACTATTAATCAGCCAAAGCGAGGCGCTCGTCCGGCGGAGCGTAGGGAAGCGGAAGCGGCTAGAAACCAGCGTACCTGCAACCGGGTGACCTTTGCCGAAATGGAACGCCAAAGACAATGGCAAGAGGACCAAAAGAAAAAGAGCAAGCGCGTCCGGTTCGATGACAACGTGAAGATTATCTACATCGAAAAGATCGTTGGAGTTTCGAAGTTCAGAGGCTCGAAAGAGTCGAATAAGCTTATCCTTAGCACCTATAAGGAGCGCAGGGAGTGGACACTTAATGGCGGGAAGGCAACCAACGACATCAGGCACCACTCCAGGACAATATTGAAATGGGGGAACCAGTGGCTTAAGCACCGGAGTGTGGATGCGGTTGCCGAGACTGATGTCCTTATTCCCATTCCCCaagattttgaaaacttcaagCAGTACAGGAA CATCATTATTCCGCTGATGAAACTAGAGCTGCTTTCCACCATCGAACGAGACTACAAGAGCTCGAATACCACTTTTGAGGTCGGCGTTGTGAGCGTCTACAGCGAGGACAACTGTTATCGCTTGATTACCAGAG TCAACAGCCGTCCCATCGGAAAATTTATCCTTTACACGCTGAAAAGTGGCAGCGAACTTCCCGAAACTTTTGGCAACCTGCAAGACCAAAAGTGTATTGGTG gaaacGCCTACAACATGACCTTCGATATACTGATGCAGGACATTTCGCTGGAAACCATGAACAAAATCAAGCGCATTACTGTCCGTCCCGTGATCGATAGTCTGCGCATCGAGCTGGGGGCCATGAGTGCCGTGCATCAGCTCTACCGGTCGCCGCTTTGCGGAAGGATCATGCGGCCTGCGAAGGCGGCAATGCCATTCCGGCTGCCAAAAACAGGCCAAGCATTCAACTACAAGGGCTACGACAAGTTGAATGAACATCAAGAGGATGTCATCCTTAAAACCTACCAGCGGGTTATCGACGACGCCAATCCCAGCCTGACGTTGATACAGGGTCCGCCTGGAACTGGGAAATCCGCTGTGATATCGAACATCTCGCTGCAATGCTTGTACGGTAATGCTGCCAACAAACTAGATCGAAAGATCCTGATTTGTGCCCACTCCAACACTGCGATAGACCGCATCGTGAGCACGCTCTATTCCGTCCACCGCCTGATGAGCAAAGTGCAATTCGAGCTACTGCGTTTCGGATTGTTCGAGAAAATGAGCGACAAGGCGCGTTTTTTCTCCCTGGAAGCGCGATTTCAAATCGTCAAGGATCAGAAACTCAAGCGGTTATCGCCCGAGAACTTGGCGATTCTTCAAAAGCAGTACGCGGTTCTTAAATCCGATATTATAAAGTTGAAGGAGAAGGAGAATCTCGCAACCACGTACCTtcagcagcagctccagcaAAAGGAGAAACAGCTACAGTTAATTAGCGAGCAGATCCATCCGGGACTGACACAACGGGAGGAGTTCGAGATCGCCAAGAGTTGCCTTAGCCGGGCCAACATAGTCTGCACCACCCTGTCCTCGTGCGTCAAGCTGGCCAACTACATAGACTTCTTTGACATCTGCATCATCGACGAGGCCACACAGTGCACAGAACCCTGGACACTCCTGCCAATGCGATTCGGCCTGCGACACCTTGTTCTGGTGGGGGACACCCAGCAGCTCCCGGCGGTGGTGCTCTCCCAGAAGGCTATTGAGTACGGACTTTCAAACTCGATGTTCGATCGGATTCAAAGGAGCCTGCAGAAACAACTCGAGAGCCCCGGGTCAAATCAGTTTATTCACACGAAACTGTTTAAGCTGAGTGTCCAGTACAGGATGCACCCGGAGATATGTCGCTGGCCGAACAAGTACTTCTACGAGGACCAACTGGTCAGTGCGCCATGCACCGAAAAAAGTGCGGCTCTCATTCCCTATAGTGTCATCAATCTGAGCTACACCAGGGACAGCAGTACCATGTCAAACAGGAGCATCAGCAATGACGAAGAGGCACGCTTTGTGGCCAAACTGATAACAGCGATGCAGAAGCTCATGCCCACCAAAAGATATTCCTACGGACTGATCTCGCCATACAGCAACCAGTGCTACGCCTTGAGCCAAGTAATGACGGAGGACATGAAGGTGACTCCCCTGACCATCGATGCGTACCAAGGTCTCGAAAAGGACGTCATCATCATTTCGTACGCAAGGACGCGCGGCTGCGGCTTCCTCTCGAACTACCAACGCCTCAATGTTGCCCTGACGAGACCGAAGCGATGCCTGGTCATATGTGGAAACTTCGATGATCTACAG TCTGTGGACATGTGGCGGCAGCTGCTAGACGATGCCCGCCAGCGCAACGTTTACTTCGACGTGGAACGCAAGGACGCAGATGACCTAACAGTTCTGATGGAGAAGATGGCCACCAAGAGAGCAGCGCCTCCAAGACAATAG
- the LOC6506597 gene encoding phosphatidate cytidylyltransferase, photoreceptor-specific, which translates to MTEVRRRKQEEEALEESAGIPASASASAPSAASKRNSSAADSSDHVDSEEEKIPEEKFVEELAKNLPQGTDKTPEILDAALKDLPDRWRNWIIRGIFTWIMICGFALIIYGGPLALMITTLLVQVKCFQEIISIGYQVYRIHGLPWFRSLSWYFLLTSNYFFYGENLVDYFGVVINRVEYLKFLVTYHRFLSFALYIIGFVWFVLSLVKKYYIKQFSLFAWTHVSLLIVVTQSYLIIQNIFEGLIWFIVPVSMIVCNDVMAYVFGFFFGRTPLIKLSPKKTWEGFIGGGFATVLFGILFSYVLCNYQYFICPIQYSEELGRMTMSCVPSYLFTPQEYNLKLLGIGKTLNVYPFIWHSISLSLFSSIIGPFGGFFASGFKRAFKIKDFGDMIPGHGGIMDRFDCQFLMATFVNVYISSFIRTPSPAKLLTQIYNLKPDQQYQIYQSLKDNLGDMLN; encoded by the exons ATGACCGAAGTGCGACGAAGgaagcaggaggaggaggcactGGAAGAATCTGCTGGTATCCCAGCATCCGCATCAGCATCGGCCCCATCGGCAGCCAGTAAGCGCAACTCCTCCGCCGCGGACTCATCGGATCAT GTGGACTCCGAGGAGGAGAAGATTCCCGAGGAGAAGTTCGTCGAGGAGCTGGCCAAGAACCTGCCCCAGGGAACCGACAAAACACCAGAGATACTTGACGCAGCTCTAAAGGATTTGCCCGATCG ATGGAGGAACTGGATCATTCGCGGCATCTTCACATGGATTATGATCTGCGGCTTCGCTCTGATCATCTACGGCGGACCACTGGCCCTGATGATCACT ACGCTGCTGGTCCAGGTGAAGTGCTTCCAGGAGATCATCTCTATTGGCTACCAGGTGTATAGGATTCACGGACTGCCCTGGTTCCGGAGTCTCTCTTGGTACTTCCTTCTCACCTCTAACTACTTCTTCTACGGGGAGAATCTGGTGGACTACTTTGGGGTGGTTATCAACCGAGTG GAGTACCTTAAGTTCCTGGTGACCTACCACCGCTTCTTGTCCTTCGCCCTGTACATCATTGGATTTGTGTGGTTTGTGCTCTCGCTCGTGAAGAAGTACTACATCAAGCAGTTCAGCCTGTTCGCCTGGACACACGTCTCCCTGCTGATTGTcgtcacccagagctacctCATCATCCAGAATATATTCGAGGGTCTCATTTGGTTCATCGTACCTGTCTCGATGATTGTGTGCAATGATGTCATGGCGTATGTGTTCGGCTTCTTCTTTGGACGCACACCCCTCATCAAGCTCAGCCCGAAGAAGACTTGGGAGGGCTTCATAGGTGGCGGTTTCGCCACCGTCCTCTTTGGCATTCTATTTTCGTATGTGCTGTGCAACTACCAGTACTTCATTTGCCCCATCCAGTATTCGGAGGAATTGGGTCGCATGACCATGTCCTGTGTACCCAGCTATCTCTTCACCCCCCAGGAGTACAACCTCAAGCTG CTTGGCATTGGCAAGACCTTAAACGTTTACCCTTTCATCTGGCATTCAATCTCCCTGAGCTTGTTCAGCTCCATCATTGGACCCTTTGGAGGCTTCTTTGCATCCGGCTTTAAGAGGGCATTCAAAATCAAG GACTTTGGCGACATGATTCCCGGACATGGCGGCATCATGGATCGTTTCGACTGCCAGTTCCTAATGGCCACCTTTGTCAATGTCTACATTTCGAGCTTCATCAGAACTCCCTCGCCCGCTAAGTTGCTGACGCAAATCTATAACCTAAAACCCGATCAGCAATACCAAATCTATCAGTCGCTCAAGGACAATCTGGGCGACATGCTAAATTAA